The genomic segment CGACATTTCCAGGTTGAACTAATCCATTCTGTATTCCTGGTATGACTTCAAATTCACTTTCAAATACCACTGCAGTTCCTTCAAAATATTCTCCTTCATTTCCACTGATCTTGGCTACACAACCTTCAGTTGCTAAATTTCCATAAAGAATTTGAATGTTTCCAGATGGTTTTAATGGATTATCTATATCGTGAATTACATCCTGTCCCGCAGTTAAATCTGGAACATTCTCTAAATTTTCGGCCACTGTTTTACCAGTTACTGTTAAACAATCTCCGTGTAAAAGACCTACTTTTAGTAAATATTTCATTACCGCTGGAACACCACCAACAGCGTGTAAATCTTCCATCATGTATTTACCACTTGGTTTAAGATCTCCAAGAATTGGTGTCCTATCACTTATTTGTTGAAAATCATTTAGCGTAATTTCAATTCCAACAGAATGAGCCATTGCGATAATGTGCATTACCGCATTAGTAGATCCTGCTAAAACAGCAATTATAGTGATCGCATTTTCAAATGCTTTACGCGTCATAATGTCTCTAGGCTTGATATCTTTTTCTAAAAGAATTCTTATCGCTTTTCCTGCATCTAAACACTCTTGTTGCTTTTCTGGGCTTAAAGCCGGATTAGAAGAACTGTAAGGTAAACTCATTCCAAGTGCTTCAATCGCTGAAGACATGGTGTTTGCAGTATACATTCCACCGCAGGCACCAGCTCCAGGGCAAGAATTTTTGATTACTCCTTTGAAATCCTCAGGAGTAATTGTATTATTAAATTTTTTCCCTAATGCTTCAAAAGCAGAAACAATATTTAACGATTCTCCTTTCCATTTTCCTGAATGAATTGTACCACCATAAACCATAATTGATGGACGATTCACTCGACCCATAGCAATTACAGAACCAGGCATATTCTTATCACATCCAACAACTGCAATCATTGAATCATACCATTGCGCTCCCATTACAGTTTCAATAGAATCTGCAATAACATCTCTAGAAACCAAAGAGAAACGCATTCCATCAGTTCCGTTTGACATTCCGTCACTAACTCCTACGGTATTAAAAATTAGACCTACTAAGTCAGCGTCCCAAACACTTTTTTTAATTTCTTTGGCCAAATCATTTAGGTGCATGTTACAAGTATTTCCTTCATAACCCATGCTAACAATACCTACTTGAGCTTTATTTAAATCTTCATCTGTCAAACCGATACCGTAGAACATGGCTTGAGCAGCTGGTTGAGTTTCGTCTTGAGTAATTGTTTTACTGTATTTATTTAATTCCATTATTTATTTTTTATTTTGAAGTTATTAGAACGAACAACTTCACTTTTAATTTCACTATACTATTGTTGATTGACCCAATTGAACAAAATCCTTTTTAAAATACAAATCGCCTTCATTAAGAATATAATTAGAAATAAAATCGCCCACTTCGTTGGTTCCAAATTGAGAATCTACTTTTAAATCAACTGTAATTACATTATTAACAATAGCTTTTTCGACAGCTGCAATTACTTTTTTTGATTCTACATCCAAACCAAAATGTTCTAGTAACAAGGCAACCGATAAAATTGAAGCTATTGGATTAGCAATATTCTTTCCTTTAGCTTCAGTATAACAACCATGAATAGGTTCAAATAAAGAATATTTTTCACCTAAAGAGGCTGATGACATTAAACCGATAGAACCTGAAATAACACTAGCTTCATCCGATAAAATATCGCCAAACAAATTATCAGTTAATAAAATATCAAACTGTCTCGGATTTACAATAATTTGCATCGAAGCATTATCAACATACATACATTCTAAAGTAACGTCTGGATATTCTGCAGCAATCTTTGTAACAACTTTTCTCCACAATCTAGATGTTTCCAATACATTAGCTTTGTCCACCAAAGTGACTTTTTTACGTCGAGTTTGTGCTGCTTTAAAAGCTAAATGTGAAATTTTTACAATTTCATCTTCATTGTATTCACATAAATCAGATGCATAAGTACCTGAATCATTAGTTGTCTTTTTTCCAAAGTACATTCCGCCGTTCAACTCTCTAAAGACAACAAAATCAGTGCCTTCTATAACCTCTTTTTTAACAGGTGATGAATTAATTAACTTAGGATATGCCTTAATTGGTCTGATATTGGCAAATAAACCCAACTCCTTTCTAAGCTGAAGTAATCCTTGCTCTGGACGTATTTTAGATGTTGGATCAGAATCGTATTTTGGATCTCCAATTGCCCCAAATAAAATAGAATCAGTGTTTTTACATAAGTTTAAAGTTTGCTCAGGCAATGGCTTTCCTGTTTTTTCAATTGCTATTGCACCAATCAAAGCATCTTCGAAAATAAATTCATGTTGGTGCACAAAGGCAATAGCTTGCAATACTTTTTTTGCTTGCAAGGTTACTTCTGGACCTATTCCATCTCCTGATAATACGGCTATTTTTAAATTCATATTAACTTAATTTAAACTTCAAGACAATTACATGCTTCAACGATTTGATGTATATCGTGATCAAGGACTTCTTTTTTTATGTCGGCAAATTTCAAAAATTCAGTGTATGCAATATCCAACTGTATTTTGGTTAATTCATAACCCACTTTTTTAGCTCTGTACGCTAAGGCAGCTCGGCCACTTCTTGCGGTTAAAACAATCGATGATTCATTAACTCCAACATCCAATGGATCAATAATTTCGTAAGTCGCTCTATTTTTAATAACGCCATCTTGATGAATTCCTGAACTATGAGAGAAGGCGTTGGCTCCTACAATAGCTTTATTAGGTTGTACCATCA from the Flavobacterium ammonificans genome contains:
- the ilvD gene encoding dihydroxy-acid dehydratase gives rise to the protein MELNKYSKTITQDETQPAAQAMFYGIGLTDEDLNKAQVGIVSMGYEGNTCNMHLNDLAKEIKKSVWDADLVGLIFNTVGVSDGMSNGTDGMRFSLVSRDVIADSIETVMGAQWYDSMIAVVGCDKNMPGSVIAMGRVNRPSIMVYGGTIHSGKWKGESLNIVSAFEALGKKFNNTITPEDFKGVIKNSCPGAGACGGMYTANTMSSAIEALGMSLPYSSSNPALSPEKQQECLDAGKAIRILLEKDIKPRDIMTRKAFENAITIIAVLAGSTNAVMHIIAMAHSVGIEITLNDFQQISDRTPILGDLKPSGKYMMEDLHAVGGVPAVMKYLLKVGLLHGDCLTVTGKTVAENLENVPDLTAGQDVIHDIDNPLKPSGNIQILYGNLATEGCVAKISGNEGEYFEGTAVVFESEFEVIPGIQNGLVQPGNVVVIRYCGPKGGPGMPEMLKPTSAIMGAGLGKSVALITDGRFSGGSHGFVVGHITPEAHDGGGIALIQNGDVITIDAVNNTINLKISEEEFNQRKLNWVQPPLKVSQGVLLKYARAVSSASTGCVTDK
- the leuB gene encoding 3-isopropylmalate dehydrogenase; this encodes MNLKIAVLSGDGIGPEVTLQAKKVLQAIAFVHQHEFIFEDALIGAIAIEKTGKPLPEQTLNLCKNTDSILFGAIGDPKYDSDPTSKIRPEQGLLQLRKELGLFANIRPIKAYPKLINSSPVKKEVIEGTDFVVFRELNGGMYFGKKTTNDSGTYASDLCEYNEDEIVKISHLAFKAAQTRRKKVTLVDKANVLETSRLWRKVVTKIAAEYPDVTLECMYVDNASMQIIVNPRQFDILLTDNLFGDILSDEASVISGSIGLMSSASLGEKYSLFEPIHGCYTEAKGKNIANPIASILSVALLLEHFGLDVESKKVIAAVEKAIVNNVITVDLKVDSQFGTNEVGDFISNYILNEGDLYFKKDFVQLGQSTIV